The following proteins are co-located in the Streptomyces sp. DT2A-34 genome:
- a CDS encoding pyridoxal phosphate-dependent aminotransferase, translating into MTGMTSTYRPLLNRRLAEFGTTIFAEMSALALRTGSINLGQGFPDTDGPEEVREAAVRALRDGRGNQYPPGPGVPELRTAIAAHQERRYGLSYDPDTEVLVTAGATEAIAATLLALLEPGDEVVAFEPYYDSYAACIAMAGGTRVPVTLRPSEGSFRLDLDELRAAVTDRTRLLLINTPHNPTGTVLTREELAAIAELAVERDLLVVTDEVYEHLVFDDAEHLPLAAFPGMRERTVTIGSAGKTFSFTGWKVGWVTAASGLVTAVRSAKQFLTYVSSGPFQYAVAEALALPDSYFAAFREDMLAKRNLLATGLTEAGFEVFKPAGTYFITTDIRPLGESDGFAFCRALPERAGVVAIPNAVFYDHREAGAPFVRFAFCKQTGVLEEAVRRLKALAG; encoded by the coding sequence ATGACCGGCATGACCTCCACCTACCGCCCCCTGCTCAACCGCCGTCTCGCCGAGTTCGGGACGACGATCTTCGCCGAGATGTCCGCACTGGCCCTGCGCACCGGGTCCATCAACCTGGGCCAGGGCTTCCCCGACACCGACGGCCCCGAGGAGGTCCGCGAGGCGGCCGTACGGGCCCTGCGGGACGGGCGCGGCAACCAGTACCCGCCGGGCCCGGGCGTCCCCGAGCTGCGCACCGCGATCGCCGCGCACCAGGAGCGGCGCTACGGGCTGTCGTACGACCCCGACACGGAGGTCCTGGTCACCGCGGGCGCCACCGAGGCCATCGCGGCCACGCTGCTCGCGCTGCTGGAGCCCGGCGACGAGGTGGTCGCCTTCGAGCCGTACTACGACTCCTACGCGGCCTGCATCGCCATGGCGGGCGGCACGCGGGTGCCGGTCACCCTGCGTCCGAGCGAGGGAAGCTTCCGGCTCGACCTGGACGAGCTGCGCGCCGCCGTCACCGACCGCACCCGGCTGCTGCTGATCAACACCCCGCACAACCCCACCGGCACGGTCCTCACCCGCGAGGAGCTGGCCGCGATCGCCGAGCTGGCCGTCGAGCGGGACCTGCTCGTGGTGACCGACGAGGTGTACGAGCACCTGGTCTTCGACGACGCCGAGCACCTGCCGCTGGCCGCCTTCCCGGGGATGCGGGAGCGGACGGTGACCATCGGGTCGGCGGGCAAGACGTTCTCCTTCACCGGCTGGAAGGTCGGCTGGGTGACCGCGGCGTCCGGCCTGGTCACGGCCGTGCGGTCAGCGAAGCAGTTCCTGACCTACGTCTCGTCGGGGCCGTTCCAGTACGCGGTCGCCGAGGCCCTCGCCCTGCCCGACAGCTACTTCGCGGCCTTCCGCGAGGACATGCTGGCCAAGCGGAACCTGCTGGCGACGGGGCTGACGGAGGCGGGGTTCGAGGTCTTCAAGCCCGCCGGCACCTACTTCATCACCACCGACATCCGGCCCCTCGGCGAGAGCGACGGCTTCGCCTTCTGCCGCGCGCTGCCGGAGCGGGCCGGGGTGGTCGCCATTCCCAACGCGGTCTTCTACGACCACCGGGAGGCGGGGGCGCCGTTCGTGCGGTTCGCGTTCTGCAAGCAGACGGGGGTGCTGGAGGAGGCGGTGCGGCGGCTCAAGGCCCTGGCGGGCTGA
- a CDS encoding GNAT family N-acetyltransferase, whose product MRFRWDWLRPVVTVPYVPTLGPVHPSVLTEDLFTDTLIAAPTERFLRYDKDIRWLDAKDEYVLVENVVHSPSETLIPTFSRRGSGTVKVHVYGIGPDVHSSASLLARKLAADTSAAKARVVRFLGPEAHPGRGVRVQLKDFTTGPCPAPEGPVRPFGEWPEDVRHTFRPFAEQMAADGFAFLQQQMQEGTVGPVLVAVLNQRVAGAIGPMEVRPDAVGAAQLMPQYFGVLPEQRGNGLGRLLWRAAMYWGQSHGAAYQLLQTEVGGASDRLCRAEGLTSLGFTHRQNV is encoded by the coding sequence ATGCGATTCCGTTGGGACTGGCTTCGTCCAGTGGTGACGGTGCCCTACGTACCGACCCTTGGTCCCGTACACCCGTCCGTCCTCACCGAGGACCTCTTCACCGACACCCTGATCGCCGCCCCTACCGAACGCTTCCTGCGGTACGACAAGGACATCCGCTGGCTGGATGCCAAAGACGAGTATGTGCTGGTCGAGAACGTGGTGCACAGCCCCAGCGAGACACTCATCCCCACCTTCTCGCGCCGAGGCTCCGGCACGGTCAAGGTGCACGTCTACGGCATCGGCCCCGACGTCCACTCCAGTGCCTCTTTGCTGGCCCGGAAGCTCGCCGCCGACACCAGCGCCGCAAAGGCGCGCGTCGTCCGTTTCCTGGGGCCGGAGGCGCACCCGGGGCGAGGAGTCCGTGTGCAGCTCAAGGACTTCACAACCGGCCCGTGCCCGGCCCCGGAGGGGCCTGTGCGCCCTTTCGGGGAGTGGCCCGAAGACGTACGGCACACCTTCCGCCCCTTCGCCGAGCAGATGGCCGCAGACGGCTTCGCCTTCCTCCAACAGCAGATGCAAGAGGGGACGGTTGGCCCCGTCCTGGTGGCCGTACTCAACCAAAGGGTCGCCGGCGCCATCGGGCCCATGGAAGTGCGCCCCGATGCCGTGGGGGCGGCCCAGCTCATGCCGCAATACTTCGGCGTCCTGCCCGAGCAGCGAGGGAACGGCCTCGGGCGCCTCTTGTGGCGGGCTGCGATGTACTGGGGGCAATCGCACGGTGCGGCGTACCAGCTCCTTCAGACTGAGGTAGGGGGAGCCTCTGACCGCCTCTGCCGGGCAGAGGGGCTGACCTCCCTGGGGTTCACCCACCGGCAGAACGTCTGA
- a CDS encoding helix-turn-helix domain-containing protein has product MSAHSKRGVGARIAYYRSVMRPKLTQQQLADAARVSLGTIRKIERGERGVSDSTLEAIADAVGVDPMRLRTDRGPVHTRVHEALPVLSAVLATYDSPEDGPIRPHQEMRAAVADAARWRLAAQYTRIVRELPSRPQCRCPRCRAGHGPPCRPARQGLHLQDRPG; this is encoded by the coding sequence ATGTCCGCACACAGCAAACGCGGAGTGGGCGCGCGAATTGCCTACTACCGCAGCGTCATGCGCCCGAAGCTGACGCAGCAGCAGCTCGCCGACGCGGCCAGGGTGTCTCTCGGAACCATCCGTAAGATCGAGCGCGGGGAGCGCGGCGTCAGCGACTCCACGCTCGAAGCCATCGCAGATGCCGTCGGCGTCGACCCCATGCGTCTGCGGACCGACCGCGGCCCGGTTCACACTCGCGTCCACGAGGCGCTCCCCGTGCTCTCCGCCGTGCTCGCCACGTACGACTCCCCCGAGGACGGCCCGATCCGTCCCCACCAGGAAATGCGCGCGGCTGTCGCTGACGCCGCCCGCTGGCGCCTGGCAGCCCAGTACACCCGGATCGTCCGGGAACTGCCGTCACGGCCCCAGTGCCGCTGCCCGCGCTGCCGGGCCGGGCACGGACCTCCATGCCGACCCGCACGCCAAGGTCTCCATCTGCAAGATCGGCCGGGATGA